AAATGTACTTGTTGTACAAACTGGAATATTGGGCCAGAAGAGAAATGAGtttctatagcaaaaatattacaaaaagtcatgcaatatttttgtttgggaaggtgtgccaaggtccaaagaatattcaggatttatctcagatttttgggagcaataaaaatgagggttgctttggagcacaagtttctgAATAGAGTTTCagagaggaaaatgaatatttctcttttatgaaaaatattcatttgattattcTGGGGATTTATCAGAGAAATAAAGTTGAATGAGGATTatataggtcacttgggtgaaagccaagggtatgcccaagtgacaagtccatatGAAATGATCCCACTTGGTTCCTTGGGCCAATGCACATGCCCGGAGCATATCtttgagtatttgatttactcgctcagtcAGTCCATCTGTCTGGGGATGATACGCCATGCTGTACTTCCGAGCAGTTCCCAAGGCTTGATTTAGTCGAGACCAAAAGGCGGAGGTGAAGAGAGATCCCCTGTCTGAAGTGATAGTcttgggtactccatgcagactgatgATTCTTGACACATATAATTGTGCAAGTTGATTTGCACGGTAGGTGGTCCGGatgggaatgaaatgtgccaccTTTGTTAAGGTGTCCacgatgacccatatggcgtcgtTTCCTCGGTGAGACCTTGGTAATCCGatgatgaaatccatgcagatATCGTCCCATTTCCATTGGAATACTGGTAGAGGTTGGAGGAGCCCGACGGGTTTTTGGTGTTCTGCCTTTACCTTGTTGCATATATCGCAACAGGCCACAAAGTATgcgatgtctttcttcattccatcccaccagaatacCTGACAAAGGTCCTCATACATTTTGGTACCGCCTGGGTAAATTGAATATGGCGCTTCATGTGCTTCTGCCAATATCTTCTTCTTCAGACCTTCGAGGTTGGGTATGGAAATCCTTCCTCGGAACCTTAGCGTACCTTATTGATCTCTAGAGAAATCCGGTGCATGCCCTTTGTGCATCTTCTGGACATATATTTTCAATAGTTTGTCATCTGCCTGAGGACTGCGGATTTCTTCTTCGAGAGTAGGGGTAACTTCCAATATGTTGGCAAGGCAGGCATCGGGGATCACCAAATTGAGCTGAGTGATTTCTTCATAAAGCTCAGGAGGCAATGAATCCATGAGAGCATTAAGGTTGGCTGGTTTGCGGCtgagggcatcagccactacattagCTTTGCCCAGGTGATAATTTATTCCGAGGTCGTAGTCCTTaaccaactcgagccatcttcgctgtCGAAGGTTCAAATCGGGCTGAGTGGATATATACTTGAGGCTCTTGTGGTCGGTAAATATCTGGCACTTCTTTCCAATCAGATAGTGTCTCCATATCTTCAAAGCGTGCACCACCacggccaattccaaatcatgagtgggATAGTTTCCTTCGTGTTGCCGCAATTGTCGGGATGCATACGCCacaactttgccatcttgcatgagtacacatCCAAGCCCGTTTCCGGATGCGTCACAGTAGACATCAAAACTACGGtagatgtctggaagagtcaGTACTGGTGCGGACGTCAGCCTGATTTTTAACTCATTGAAACTCCGTTCGCAGTCCTCAGTCCAatcaaacttcttatccttcttTAAGAGCTTGGTCATtggcttggcaatcttggagGATCCCTCAATAAAACGGTGATATTATCCGgctagtccaaggaaactccggatttctgaGACTGTTGTAGGTGCGGACCACTCAAGTACATCTTTCACCTTGCTTGGATCCACGGATATTCCTTCTGCCGAGAGTACATGCCCGAGAAATCCAACTTGttggagccaaaactcacatttgctgaacttggcataaagCTGATGATCGCGAAGCCTTTGCAAAACTGCTCGGAGATGTTCCTTGTGTTCGTCTTTgatcttggagtaaatgaggatgtcgttgatgaacaccaccacaaatttgtccaagaagtccataaacaccttgttcatcatatgcatgaagaaggctgGGGCGTTGGTGAGGCTGAaggacataacggtatactcataaagaccgtaccgagtggcgaatgcggtcttaggaatatcctccttctttatcttgagctgatgatatccggtcctcaaatcaattttggagaatactttggccccactgagttgatcaaacagatcatcaatccttggcagcagatacttgtttttgatggtgacgtcattcagctgtcggtagtccacacacattcgtagactgccatcctttttatccacggatacttgtttttgatggtgatgtcattcagctgtcggtagtccacacacattcgtagactgccatcctttttatccACGAATATCgctggtgatccccatggtgacgaGCTAGGGCGGATGTATCCTTTCTGTAGCATCTCATCCAGCTGCTTATTTaattccaccaattctgaggaaGGCACCCGATAGTATTTCTTGTGTATCGGTGTGGTTCCAGGCACCAAGTCAATTGCAAACTCCAGTTCTCTGTGGGGTGGCATGCCTAGTaattcttcaggaaatacatctggatactCACTGACCACTGGAATTAGCTCCACCTCTTCTGCCACGGTTGTGAGAATCATATCCTTCTTGGGTATACTCTTGCGGGCATAAAAACTCGTGATGCGACCTTCCGTGTTTTtcatggtaacttctctggtcgcGCAGTTGATGCATGCTTGgtattgggttaaccaattcatGCCCAGAATAATATCTGATTTTCTAGACTCGATGATTATCAGAGATGTTGGAAACTTGACGCCCTTGATGTCAATTTCCAAATTGcggcagaccagattgcttcTGAGCAGGGATCCCAgggattgtaccagcatgtgttttcccaaaatcgagcaaggaaatttgttttgggcagcaaaactccgcgaaataaaagagtgggaagccccagagtcaaataaaattacggtGGGTATGTCGTTAACAAggaacataccaatgacgacatCTGGATCCTCTTGGGCTTCGCCTGCGGAGATATGATGGATTTGCCCTTGGATCATATCGGGGGCGGAATACGGCTCCATGTAGTTGACTTGCAGATGGAATGGAGCTGTTGATTTGTTGTTCTTGGTGCACTGCCTGTCGTAATGCCCTGTTTGTCCACAGCTGAAACAGGAGTTGTTGCACTGACAATCTTGAGTGGTAGTCTTGTTGACATTCTGCTGCCAGTTGGGTTTGTACTCAACCTGAGTCTGTTGCCAAGTATGAGCCTTCTGCACTGGCTGCATATCCTTTTTCGGCTCgaatttgcgcttgtggtcattaaTAGCTGGCTTGTTGTCATGtaggagcttgtgttccctttctACGATGggggccttgttcaccagagttgGGAAGTCCGCAAAATCAAACATGCTGAAAGTGCACCTGAGATGCTGATTCAGTCCTCCTAGAAATATGTCGATCTTCCGTTCTTCTGTGGccacatcgtggagagaatagcggGCCAAATGGTTGAATTTATTCAGGTACTCGTTGACTGTCATGCTGCCTTGAGTGAGGGCGAGGAATTCGCGCTGCTTGATTTTCATAATCCCGGAGGGAATATGATACttgcggaaatgatccttgaatttAGTCCAAGTAATTTCCTCGTCCGCGGGCCATATTGCCttagcattatcccaccatatagcaGCAGCTCCTTCAAGATAATGTGTTGCGAAGGGAACCTTGTCTCCCTCTTTAGTGCGAGCAATCTCCAGTTTCCTCTCAATAGTTCGTAACCAATCATCGGCGTCCAATGGATCAATAACTTGGCTGAAGTTGGGAGGCTTGGTTCGCTAAAAATCTGATAGCTTGGAATGATGACCATTCTGGTTTCCATTCTGTCCAACCATAACTTGCACACTTTTCAGTATTTCCAGCAAATCGTtgctccttctttcttcaaacattcACAGGATTTGCTCAGTGGACggcggatttggcggtggagacggaggtggctggtatggctcaggggaatgtcctgcctgtcttgcggagcgacagacagggacatcctcacaagcTTGACTACTGCTGCCTCCACGCGTCATCCTATTATTTATTTTTCCCAATACATAGCaaccatgatgagaaaattccaaaATGGGAGGAAAGCCATCGACAAATCCCGGAAGAAAACAACGAATGAAAACCAAAGCAAATAAAaggttccaacataattatacataggctcaacatgaaagtaaacatCATAACGGGTCTACTACCCTCATACATGAAACTAAGCCTCATGACACATGCGATTACACCCATACATCATACTCATGACAAAAGCGATACTCTAACGGTCTACTGCTCGAACTGCGCTGCTGCGGGCTCCTCTCCTGAGCCGGGCCCAGATCCTGAACTGATAGTAGAGACCTCCGGGTTATGAGAGATGCGAcggcgctgcctcgagggctctccctcaggggcaggcgggggatgggatctaagcataggaGCGGCAGGAGTAGCGACAAGGGAAGCCCACGCAGCAGGAGCACTGCGAGGGGTCACCGTCAGAGGGTTAATGGTACCCTACGAAGTCACTAGGGGAACAGAGGTGGAGGGAACTGGAGTAGTGTAGATGACAGTGGGAAGAGGGTTCCTGGTACGAGCAGCAGCGAGAGCTGTCCGGGCACGTGAGAGCTCCCGAGCTAACTCGTAGTTTAGGAGATAACTAGCAGTGATATAGCGAGAaaggtggctagtgggacgatcgcacgccggattaatcaaaggaaagaggatacgcccattctcgtgcagagatgggtagtagaAGAAACCTGGGTGGGTGTGCATGCGAACCTCATTGtagcgcaagtctacaagagcctcgaTAGCAGCAAACTGAACCGCCTGAGATGGCGTAGAAGCAAGACCACCCTTAGTAGACGAGTGTAAGCGCCAGAAGGGGAATtgtggtgtagagtgacctcaACATAATACTCATACAATGCACCGGCCAAATGCTCCCGATACACCAGATACTCTAGATCAGCACCCTCTGGATAGAGTCATCGCCACACATTCTGAAGTAGGTGCGGCAATGTGTACGGAGCTGGTTCAGGATGGTACAAGATCGGtactggagccatctacactcacaaaccGTACGGTTAGTAATAACAACAAATAAACATGAATGCAATGCAGCAACCAATTTCTATGACTACCGGCACTCAGACAAAGCTATCTACTGTTTCACTAACGCACTAACAATCTAGCGTgccctacagtcagcgcggctctgataccaagcgttgtggcaccccggctcagagcaaccggttcaccctgcattgccagcccagagatcaagtcttctggcaatacacaacaacttGGTATataaacaaccgctttattgatgctagcggattacATAAGTCTAATATTACATCGAGATACGAGGCCAAGCGGCATGCACGATGCTGctgaacagtatgtacattatttaatgaacatgatgAGGGCCTCTATCACACGAACTACGCGGCAGTGGAAGAACGACGcagtggaactccatagcacagggacaccgacatGGACACAGCCTAGACGCGAGATGCGCTCTGATGCGAATCAACTTGcttgaaatctggcatgacacactaggtcagtacattgaatgtacttgcaagctcacaacaaacataagcacgatgacagacaatatcatgacaATTAATCAAATTAATGCAAAAGCAAGAATTACTAAGCATGCAATGAAACCAATACGCGCACCGAGTCTCAcagactcgcttaccagacggttacctcaTAACCAAGCGGTGACCATACCGGGGTCACAACTGAAAACCAAATGCGCATGAACAACTCGAGAGTTCATGAAACACACAGCATCGCAACAATCATTTAGTTTGCAAGATTAAtaataaaagttgatccatggtgtgacttacttccgagctatgcccataaccgaggacgcggctatcgatagattaaatacactctgtaggggtagcacactttacccacactacggaacacctggcctcgcactcccattcgggtggaccaaagtgttccgacgaaaccctccctttgtcatggcactctcccggccactccgaccaactccgtctcagggctaggtcttgggtggcctcgtgcctaccaaaggcaccaagggccaccgtcgtggcaaaacggtcccaaacggggacaaggtaccataaaaacaaaaacgagcacaaaaggttatgtctgcttaccgggccagggtatgcacacccataaccttccctcgtgggAGGCACTGGTGAGAGgcacaacaaaggaccgaatcaagaccttcccacaaggtaaatgtggtcgtACTGAATAAAACctgattcagtggcaccatgatgtgatcaacatcatattcaagttgaacttaatcaagtttaACTTTGATAAAAACTTTTTGTACTAACATGATACTTTGACATACTTATGCAACTAACCGACATGCAAAGCAAAAAAATTTATATGGATCAAACTTATCAACATAATTATCTTGCAATACCTAGGATCAAAAACCTTATTGGACCTAATTCATTTTTATTATCCACAATATTTTTATTAGCTCATCACTTATATGAAAATGTCACTTAGTAAAAGAACTATCATTCTCTACCATAGCAATCTAtctaatgcaaaattttattctacttgaccaaacaagttcatgcaaTTAACCAGTAACTAAAACAACCATATCAAGCATGATAAAGTAACTAGAAATTAACAAAAtttatttatcaaattttaaatgcaattaaactcatattcaagtagaaaatcacagatattgaaataacaccatccaaatgctggtgtggcttcccttagtgtagaggaggatcacacccctcttggtttgcttcaggacaagcttctccttctgaaaataattaaaCACCACAAAAACAAATATCAAAAcccattctgaaaatcaccagaaattctagacagcaaggaaaaatccatcttttggtgtgctgctagagctttctgaaacaaagacaatgcaaaaagaatcaaatcatttggacttaCGGTTTAGAAAtagtggctggtcaaagtttgggTCAATTTTtgaataaatttgaattaaacagaaattcctgggggggtgacgtcgaaggcgtaaaagagaaatacgcctccactcgtaccgcttcgggcgcgagtggtgaggctggCGGGCGGGCCCCGCACGTcaggagggagggaggggaaacGAGATCCGAACGCGACGGCGCTTCGCCGGAgcgcacgccggcgaggagggggTCTGAGACTAGTTTAGATGGATAGGATTGAAGCTGGGCTcgcggcgcacctgcccgtacctgTTTCTTGCAGTGGGATGGCCGGAGCTGCTTGCGGTCAAGCTCGCAAGCTTCGGTGGCGGACGGGGTTCGCCAGAGTGGATGAAGACGACGGCTAGAGGCGGCTCCGCGGGCTCAGCAGCATCCAGACAGCACCAAGAGACCTCCAATGCCACGCCCGAGCAGCTGGTCGAGCTCGAGAGGCACCGGAGCGAGGTGGCCGAGctgcggaggtcgccggagttCTCCGGTTGGGGCAGatggccagaggcctgcccgaccgggtTGTTGCCCTTCTACATGTTCGTGGCGGTGGTGAGGAGTGGTGCGTGGCTAGGAAACGAGGAGGGAGGCTCTATATATAGCCGGAGCGAGGGGGGTAACGTGTCACTGCCGAAGCTCTCTGGAAGCCGGCAACAGCGACGAAGCGCTCCAGTGCGAGGGGGCAAGCGTGCAGCGTCACTCTAGGAGGCTGTCCACGCTCGTGGACGAGCACAGGACGCAGGGGGGAAGCGGACAAGTGCACCCGCGGACTGTGGCTTTTTGCCGTGACGTGCCCATGCTTGCTGCGGcgtctccggcgtcggcgagcaccaGGGAGAGGTCACGGGTGATGGGTCGGGGCTGGTAGCGCGGCGCGGCAGGCGTCGGCGAGCGCTGGATCGAGCACACATTGAATAGAGGAGATGGCGACACCTAGAGCGCGTCGAGTAGCTGCCAGGCACCGTGTCTTCACGTGGTCACCATGCTGGCATGGTCAAGTCGATGCCCAAACGCTGCCAAACCTTGTCTAAGCTCTAGTCCACGCAACGTTTATTCTAGGAAAGTTGAAAGCTCATACCCAGGCCGACCAGAATTAACTCAaccaagctggcaagtttctgaccagaaacttggtcgccaagtttggctaGCTTCTAGATGGCCATTAGGgctgatctcctggggtttaggttttcttaggagggtagttaagctcaagaaagatcagggccaaaagatcaaggaaaaatgtacttgctgtacaaactggaattttgggccagaagagaaatgattttctatagaaaaaatattacaaaaagccatgcaatatttttgcttgggaaggtgtgccaaggtccaaagaatattcaatatttatctcagatttttgggagcaataaaaatgagggttgctttggagcacaagtttctgAATAGAGTTTCagagaggaaaatgaatatttctcttttatgaaaaatattcatttgattattttggggATTTATCAGAGAAATAAAGTTGAATGAGgagtagataggtcacttgggtgaaatccaagggtatgcccaagtgacaagtctaTATGAAATGATTCCAAAATCCAAATTAATGCAAGGcaaaaaccaagtccggaaacaaagagaaggcaagtccggcaaaagagagaaggcaaaatctaGGCTGTCACaatgctctcgccacttaccgccacgtacacgtcatgtatctcggcaaccttcaagcagaagccAGGTGAGGGTGacagccacgacctgactaaccacacaagtccctagtccaggtttatcgcctattcaggttccatatgaagggagtccggccgaggtttccacttacggacccgaacgatgtgtgcagggttcccgaggcaccaaacgggcgtcccgGTACATCGTGCCATGTGCCTACCACATTACAGCCCACCCCTTGGGttagcgctgcgcacggcctcctgcatactacaaacaccagaaactacttgcaactctcGGACAAaggacaggggcggttaataagtcgagagggtccattggtttcgggcccaacacgtggtagtagctgttcatggatcacgaacaaagaactcagttcctgaggacggtttcaatgagacaacccaccatgtactcctacatggcctctcaccgctacctttaccaaatcgtgttcacacacttagctcacacacagtaggacatgttcaccacattctaattcatccccgatgaatcagacctggctcaactctaagcagtagtaggcatgaaaacaagcatgaatgagtaggcacttcaaggctcaaacaactcctactcatgctagtgggtttcatctatttactgtggcaatgataggtcatgcagaggaaaggggttcaactaccgcagcatgtaacagttgaatcattgttgtcctaatgcagtaaaagagagcaggagtgagagagtgggattgtatcggaatgaacaacgggattttgcttgcctggcatttctgaagatagtaatagctcttcgtcggtgtcatcaaactcatcgtcggaacacgtCTATTGAGAgaggacaaataccggcaacagagaggaaacacaatcaatgcaatgcaacaatacgATGCATGaatatgacatggcaatatgctgttgattgagctaatgcaactagcaaccagattaaatgaagttggtttgaatcaaagattcagaTTCAACTCCATATGTGAAGATTCAAGTGCCATTTATTTCATTTGCcctaaacagtagtcataagttgttctaacatgcatgcaaatgccataaacagattcttcatatttttttgatcattttacatatataaattattttcattggagttacggttgaatttctatgatttttttaagTTTGGAgtattttctgaaataaataaatcatttttgatttatttaaaatccCAGAAAACATTTACCGCGTCAGCtttgcgtcactgtgacgtcagcagtcaacagaccaTGCCAGGTCAAACCTAacatgtgggtcccgcatgtcagcctctccTCTAACTAAGTTGTTAATTAGCACTAATCTAACCCTAAGCCTAAACTAATTCGGGCCTGGCCCACATGTTAGTGGGTCAGGGGGgagtcaaacccctggtcaactgGGTCAGACTCGCCGGCGTTTACCCGCCGGCGGGGTCAAATGCGGCGGTGGTGCTCGGGATTGCTCCTCCGATGACCAAATCAACAGCGGAGCCCATCTACGAGGACCTGGAGCTCGCGTGCGTCGAGTGGTGGCAGTGGGAGGTGCTGGGGTGGCCGGAATCTCCGTCGGTGTCGACCGTGGCGGCTGCCGGAGCTCGGGCGAGCTCGGGGTCAAGGCTACAACGGACGTGGGCGATGCGGGGTTGGCACCTACAGCGTCTACGCTGTGCGGCAAGTACGTTGGACGCATGCccgggaccaaatggtcaccggagcgtCAACGGCGGCGAGCTCAGGCGGCGGTGCAGTCGGGCACGAGCGGCGCGACGGTTACAGTGTCCAAATAATGTCTACTGcgtaaccttcttcttgtagacgttgttgggcctccaagtgcagaggtttgtaggacagtagcaaatttccctcaagtggatgacctaaggtttatcaatccgtgggaggcgtaggttgaagatggtctctctcaaacaaccttgcaaccaaataacaaagagtctcttgtgtccccaacacacccaatacaatggtaagttgtataggtgcactagttcggcaaagagatggtgatacaagtgcaatatggatggtagatataggtttttgtaatctgaaatataaaaatagcaaggtagcaagcgataaaagtgagcgtaaacggtattttaatgcttcgaaacaaggcctagggttcatactttcactagtgcaagttctctcaacaataataacataattggatcatattactatccctcaacatgcaacaaagagtcactccaaagtcactaatagcggagaacaaacgaagagattattgtagggtacgaaaccacctcaaagttattctttcggatcgatctattcaagagttcgtactagaataacaccttaagacacatatcaaccaaaaccctaatgtcacctagatactccaatgtcacctcaagtatccgtgggtatgattatacgatatgcatcacacaatctcagattcatctattcaaaccaacacaaagtacttcaaagagtgccccaaagtttctaccggagagtcaagacgaaaacgtgtgccaacccctatgcataagttcacaaggtcactgaacccgcaagttgatcaccaaaacatacatcaagtagatcacgtgaatatcccattgtcaccacagataagcacatgcaagacatacatcaagtgttctcaaatccttaaagactcaatccgataagataacttcaaagggaaaagtcaatccattacaagagagtagagggggagaaacatcataagatgcaactataatagcaaagctcgcaatacatcaagatcgtgccacatcaagaacacgagagaaagagagatcaaacacatagctactggtacataccctcagccccgagggtgaactactccctccttgtcatggagagcgccgagatgatgaagatggccaccagtaagggatcccccctccggcagggtgacggaacagggtcccgattggtttttggtggctacagaggcttgcggcggcggaactccccaTCTATtctattttctggaggtttcagtatttataggattttttggcgtaggtctcacgtcagggggggtctccgggttgtccacgaggcaggggcccatgcccagggggggtgggcgcgccccccaccctcatgggcagcccgggactctcctggcccaactcttttactccgggggcttcttttggtccagaaaaaatcatcaaaaattggcacgtcaattggacttcgtttggtattccttttctataaaactcaaaaacaaggaaaaaacagaaactggcactgggctctaggttaataggttagtcccaaaaatcatataaaatagcatataaaacatcctagaaggataatataatagc
The Aegilops tauschii subsp. strangulata cultivar AL8/78 chromosome 3, Aet v6.0, whole genome shotgun sequence genome window above contains:
- the LOC141042837 gene encoding uncharacterized protein; translated protein: MSQVIDPLDADDWLRTIERKLEIARTKEGDKVPFATHYLEGAAAIWWDNAKAIWPADEEITWTKFKDHFRKYHIPSGIMKIKQREFLALTQGSMTVNEYLNKFNHLARYSLHDVATEERKIDIFLGGLNQHLRCTFSMFDFADFPTLVNKAPIVEREHKLLHDNKPAINDHKRKFEPKKDMQPVQKAHTWQQTQVEYKPNWQQNVNKTTTQDCQCNNSCFSCGQTGHYDRQCTKNNKSTAPFHLQVNYMEPSNLVCRNLEIDIKGVKFPTSLIIIESRKSDIILGMNWLTQYQACINCATREVTMKNTEGRITSFYARKSIPKKDMILTTVAEEVELIPVVSEYPDVFPEELLGMPPHRELEFAIDLLLDALWVSPSPLFNACSIQRSPTPAAPRHQPRPITLDLSLALADAGNTATSAGTSRPKATMRA